A single window of Flavobacterium sp. 140616W15 DNA harbors:
- a CDS encoding PepSY domain-containing protein, with the protein MGLKKQIRFIHKWLGLTSGLIVFIISITGCIFCFHDEIKDITRKEWRLVEPQDKPFILPSVLQQKAKEILPNNKSSMISFYGKNRSAIVYTYSDTDNLYLYFNPYTGEYLKTENPETDFFLIVEHIHLYLLLPDYIGKHIIGGATIIFILLLITGIIQWWPKRKSDIKRSLSVKWSAKWRRVNYDWHKTSGFYISIIIAIIAITGLTFTYEWVGDGIYKTFNFGGDKALETKAPIVDPTKFDYNTTAAIDRALVQTMIKNPKSEMFYVTTPQQKGDAINTGAYPHSLRYDHQSNYYFHPYDGELIQSDPFEEKSLGLQVVEMNYGIHTGQILDLPGKIIAFIASLIAASLPVTGFMIWYGRNKKGKSSKK; encoded by the coding sequence CACGATGAGATAAAAGATATTACCCGCAAAGAATGGCGCTTAGTAGAACCTCAAGACAAACCATTCATACTACCTTCTGTTTTACAACAAAAAGCTAAAGAAATTCTTCCGAACAATAAATCGAGTATGATTTCCTTTTACGGAAAAAACCGTTCTGCTATTGTCTATACTTATTCCGACACTGATAACTTATATCTTTATTTTAATCCCTATACCGGAGAATATCTAAAAACAGAAAATCCCGAAACTGACTTTTTTCTCATTGTCGAACACATCCATTTGTATTTGCTTCTACCCGATTATATAGGTAAGCATATCATCGGTGGTGCAACTATTATTTTTATACTTCTTTTAATCACAGGAATCATACAATGGTGGCCTAAGCGCAAAAGCGACATTAAACGCAGCTTAAGTGTAAAATGGTCGGCCAAATGGCGTCGTGTGAATTATGACTGGCATAAAACTTCTGGGTTTTACATCTCAATAATCATTGCAATAATTGCCATAACTGGTTTAACCTTTACTTACGAATGGGTTGGCGATGGAATATACAAAACCTTCAACTTTGGCGGTGATAAGGCTCTAGAAACAAAAGCTCCAATAGTAGACCCCACAAAGTTTGATTACAATACAACTGCAGCAATAGATCGTGCTTTGGTACAGACCATGATAAAAAACCCTAAATCCGAAATGTTTTATGTAACAACTCCACAACAAAAAGGAGATGCTATAAATACAGGTGCATACCCTCATTCGTTACGATACGACCATCAAAGCAATTATTACTTTCATCCCTATGATGGCGAATTAATTCAGAGCGATCCTTTTGAAGAAAAGAGTTTAGGCTTACAAGTTGTTGAAATGAATTATGGAATTCATACGGGACAAATTCTAGATTTGCCAGGAAAGATAATTGCTTTTATAGCTAGTCTAATAGCCGCAAGCTTACCTGTAACAGGATTTATGATTTGGTATGGAAGAAATAAAAAAGGTAAATCTTCAAAAAAATAA
- a CDS encoding toxin-antitoxin system YwqK family antitoxin: MKKCVILVAILFSGILVAQETKPVLEAVGHKVKATYYYDNGKVQQEGFFKDGKLDGVWVAFDENGNKKSTGLYANGEKTGKWFFWNGSNLSEVDYSDSRVASVKNWKQDALANRN, translated from the coding sequence ATGAAAAAGTGTGTGATTTTAGTTGCAATATTGTTCTCTGGAATTTTAGTTGCACAAGAAACTAAACCAGTTTTAGAAGCTGTTGGACATAAAGTAAAAGCTACTTACTATTATGACAATGGTAAAGTTCAACAAGAAGGTTTTTTTAAAGACGGTAAATTAGATGGTGTCTGGGTTGCATTTGATGAAAATGGAAATAAAAAATCTACAGGGTTATATGCGAATGGAGAAAAAACAGGTAAATGGTTTTTCTGGAATGGATCGAATCTTAGTGAGGTAGATTATTCTGACAGTCGTGTGGCTTCTGTGAAAAACTGGAAACAAGATGCACTTGCAAACAGAAACTAA
- a CDS encoding TlpA disulfide reductase family protein, with product MKKLTFLLLFSVGVTFAQGNASKIKFTAKINNRNSDTLVIRGANNFKQVIPIDKKETFVATFDAPKGFYQFTDGTEASSLYLKPGSDINLTMDAKQFDETIVYKGKGSNESNFLAQMALRDEKFEEEAFAKEAVEFANLLGAKIKTDAENIEKGDFDPEFKESVKKSLEKSKFYAEKTYESTAKMKKLNGTASPNFDFENYKGGKTKLSDLIGKYVYIDLWATWCAPCRAEIPFLQKTEEKYHGKNIEFVSVSIDKLKDYEKWKKFVSDKNLGGVQLFADKDWESDFVVSYGVTGIPRFILIDPAGNIVSADAPRPSSPDLHVTLDKLLN from the coding sequence ATGAAAAAATTAACCTTTTTGCTGTTGTTTTCAGTTGGTGTAACTTTTGCACAGGGCAACGCAAGCAAAATTAAATTCACTGCTAAAATCAATAATAGAAATAGCGATACTCTTGTAATTAGAGGCGCTAATAATTTCAAGCAAGTGATTCCAATTGATAAAAAAGAAACTTTTGTTGCAACATTTGATGCGCCAAAAGGATTTTACCAATTTACAGATGGGACTGAGGCATCTAGTCTTTACTTAAAACCAGGATCTGACATTAACTTAACAATGGATGCTAAGCAGTTTGATGAGACAATTGTTTACAAAGGAAAAGGTAGTAATGAAAGTAATTTTTTAGCTCAGATGGCATTAAGAGATGAAAAATTTGAAGAAGAAGCTTTTGCTAAAGAAGCTGTTGAGTTTGCGAACCTTTTGGGAGCAAAGATAAAAACCGATGCAGAAAATATTGAAAAAGGTGATTTTGATCCTGAATTTAAAGAGTCAGTAAAAAAATCATTGGAAAAGTCTAAATTTTATGCTGAAAAAACATATGAGAGTACGGCTAAAATGAAAAAATTAAATGGTACTGCTTCTCCAAATTTTGATTTTGAAAACTATAAAGGAGGTAAAACCAAGCTTTCTGACTTAATAGGGAAATATGTTTATATCGACCTTTGGGCAACTTGGTGCGCACCTTGTAGAGCCGAAATTCCTTTCTTGCAAAAAACAGAAGAAAAGTATCATGGTAAAAATATCGAATTTGTAAGTGTATCAATTGATAAACTTAAAGATTACGAAAAATGGAAAAAGTTTGTAAGTGATAAAAACTTAGGAGGAGTTCAACTATTCGCTGACAAGGATTGGGAATCTGATTTTGTAGTTAGTTATGGGGTAACAGGAATTCCTAGATTTATCCTGATTGATCCAGCAGGAAATATTGTTAGTGCCGATGCTCCGAGACCTTCGTCGCCAGATTTACATGTTACTCTTGATAAATTATTGAATTAA
- the aspS gene encoding aspartate--tRNA ligase — translation MYRSHNCGELNASHINTEVTLAGWVQKSRDKGFMNWVDLRDRYGITQLIFDESRTDKTVFEAAKTLGREFVIQVKGIVIEREDKNKNKNMITGDIEILVTELTILNAALTPPFTIEDETDGGEDIRMKYRYLDIRRNPVKNSLLFRHKVAMEVRKYLSDLDFCEVETPYLIKSTPEGARDFVVPSRMNEGQFYALPQSPQTFKQLLMVGGMDKYFQIVKCFRDEDLRADRQPEFTQIDCEMAFVEQEDILNVFEGLTRHLLKEIKGIEVDKFPRITYDYAMKTYGNDKPDIRFGMEFGELNEFAQHKEFPVFNAAELVVGIAVPGAGNYTRKEIDGLIDWVKRPQVGASGMVYAKCNDDGTYKSSVDKFYDQEDLTNWAKATGAKPGDMIFVLSGPANKTRGQLSALRMELATRLGLRKPEEFAPLWVVDFPLLELDEETGRYHAMHHPFTSPKPEDMQLLETEPGKVRANAYDMVLNGNEIGGGSIRIHDKATQQLMFKYLGFTEDEAKAQFGFLMDAFQFGAPPHGGLAFGLDRLVAILGGQETIRDFIAFPKNNSGRDVMIDAPAAIDALQLKELHIKIDAI, via the coding sequence ATGTATAGAAGTCATAATTGTGGCGAATTAAACGCCTCACACATTAATACAGAAGTTACACTAGCGGGCTGGGTTCAGAAATCGCGTGATAAGGGATTTATGAATTGGGTTGATTTACGCGACCGTTATGGAATCACACAACTTATTTTTGACGAAAGTCGTACTGATAAAACCGTTTTTGAAGCAGCAAAAACACTGGGAAGAGAATTTGTTATTCAAGTTAAAGGGATTGTTATTGAACGTGAGGACAAGAACAAAAACAAAAATATGATTACAGGTGACATAGAAATTCTTGTTACCGAATTAACGATCTTAAACGCTGCATTAACGCCTCCTTTTACAATAGAAGATGAAACTGATGGTGGAGAAGATATCAGAATGAAATATCGTTACCTTGATATTCGTCGTAATCCAGTAAAAAACAGTTTGCTTTTCCGTCATAAAGTGGCAATGGAAGTTCGTAAATATTTATCTGATTTGGATTTTTGCGAAGTTGAGACTCCATACCTAATAAAATCAACTCCAGAAGGAGCAAGAGATTTCGTTGTACCAAGCCGTATGAATGAAGGACAATTCTATGCTTTACCACAATCACCACAAACTTTTAAGCAATTATTGATGGTGGGTGGAATGGATAAATACTTCCAGATTGTAAAATGTTTCCGTGACGAAGATTTACGTGCAGACCGTCAGCCAGAGTTTACACAAATCGATTGCGAAATGGCATTCGTAGAACAAGAAGACATTTTAAATGTTTTTGAAGGATTGACAAGACATTTACTTAAAGAAATAAAAGGCATTGAAGTAGATAAATTCCCAAGAATTACTTACGACTATGCTATGAAAACATACGGAAATGACAAACCGGACATTCGTTTCGGAATGGAGTTTGGAGAATTAAACGAATTTGCACAACATAAAGAGTTCCCAGTATTTAATGCTGCCGAATTAGTGGTTGGTATTGCAGTTCCTGGAGCAGGAAATTATACTCGTAAAGAAATTGACGGATTAATTGACTGGGTAAAGCGTCCACAAGTAGGAGCATCAGGAATGGTGTATGCTAAATGCAATGACGACGGAACTTACAAATCATCTGTAGATAAATTCTATGACCAAGAAGACTTAACTAATTGGGCAAAAGCTACAGGAGCTAAACCTGGCGATATGATTTTTGTACTTTCGGGACCAGCTAATAAAACACGTGGTCAATTAAGTGCTTTACGTATGGAATTAGCAACTCGTTTAGGATTGCGTAAACCAGAAGAATTTGCACCGCTATGGGTAGTTGATTTTCCTTTATTAGAATTAGACGAAGAAACGGGTCGTTACCATGCAATGCACCACCCATTTACATCGCCTAAACCAGAAGACATGCAGTTATTAGAAACTGAACCTGGAAAAGTTCGTGCTAATGCTTACGATATGGTCCTAAACGGTAATGAAATTGGTGGAGGGTCTATTCGTATTCACGATAAAGCAACACAACAATTAATGTTCAAATACCTTGGATTTACTGAAGATGAGGCAAAAGCACAATTCGGATTTTTGATGGATGCATTCCAATTTGGGGCTCCACCACACGGAGGATTGGCTTTCGGATTAGACAGATTAGTAGCCATACTAGGTGGACAAGAGACAATTAGAGATTTTATCGCATTCCCTAAAAACAATTCGGGTCGTGATGTAATGATTGATGCTCCTGC